In one Streptomyces marincola genomic region, the following are encoded:
- a CDS encoding ATP-grasp domain-containing protein produces MTPEAPLAVLLSPRRAVVEAARGVGARTLLLAPDLSAPAVREAVAVADEALTVDWSDHPRLMMAIGHLAHLPARAAVFGFTEPSALSAARANEALRFPGNPHAAVAYLTDKATLRGKVNQLTGAPVRFEHCDRAAHLVAVSERVGFPCVAKPRTGSGGQDVHLLRSAADAMLLAAELPYEPALIVEEYLDGPEYSVEAHSAAGRHTVLAVTRKYNACDEDCAATGYDLPADLDPATVREIHDLVIATLTTAGQRSGPSQTEVVLTARGPRLIESHAHPGADHVSDLLLLATGTDIAALTIASVLQLPAPAPRRGGGHAGTRFLRLPPGRVQAVEGVEEARAVPGVTNVEVHVLPGSHVPETTSRVAGHGFHHGFVTAVADGPQELEAVLRKAQDTLRPVVVPEQAKEEEHSAA; encoded by the coding sequence ATGACGCCCGAGGCTCCCTTGGCGGTCCTGCTCAGTCCACGTCGCGCCGTCGTCGAGGCGGCCCGCGGCGTCGGTGCGCGCACCCTGCTGCTCGCCCCCGACCTGTCGGCGCCCGCCGTCAGGGAGGCCGTGGCGGTGGCCGATGAGGCCCTCACCGTGGACTGGTCCGACCACCCGCGACTGATGATGGCCATCGGTCACCTCGCCCACCTCCCCGCCAGGGCAGCGGTCTTCGGCTTCACGGAGCCGAGCGCGCTCAGCGCCGCTCGTGCGAACGAGGCGCTGCGCTTCCCCGGCAACCCCCATGCGGCCGTCGCGTACCTCACGGACAAGGCTACCCTGCGTGGCAAGGTCAACCAGCTCACCGGTGCCCCCGTCCGGTTCGAGCACTGCGACCGCGCCGCCCACCTGGTCGCCGTTTCCGAACGCGTCGGCTTCCCGTGCGTGGCCAAGCCGCGCACCGGCTCCGGCGGCCAGGACGTCCACCTGCTGCGCTCAGCCGCGGACGCGATGCTCCTGGCCGCCGAGCTGCCCTACGAACCGGCCCTGATCGTCGAGGAGTACCTCGACGGGCCCGAGTACAGCGTCGAGGCGCACTCGGCGGCGGGCCGCCACACGGTGCTCGCCGTGACCAGGAAGTACAACGCGTGCGACGAGGACTGCGCGGCCACCGGCTACGATCTGCCCGCCGATCTCGACCCGGCCACCGTCCGTGAGATCCACGACCTCGTCATCGCGACCCTCACCACAGCGGGCCAGCGCAGCGGCCCGTCGCAGACCGAGGTGGTCCTGACCGCGCGGGGGCCGCGGCTCATCGAGTCGCACGCCCACCCGGGCGCCGACCACGTCAGTGATCTGCTGCTGCTCGCCACGGGAACGGACATCGCCGCGCTGACGATCGCGTCCGTCCTCCAACTGCCGGCGCCCGCGCCGCGGCGGGGCGGCGGGCACGCGGGCACGCGGTTCCTGCGCCTTCCGCCCGGCCGCGTCCAGGCCGTGGAAGGCGTCGAGGAGGCGCGGGCCGTGCCGGGGGTGACGAACGTCGAGGTGCACGTTCTCCCCGGCAGCCATGTTCCGGAGACCACCAGCCGGGTCGCCGGACATGGCTTCCACCACGGCTTCGTCACCGCGGTCGCCGACGGGCCGCAGGAACTCGAAGCCGTGCTGCGCAAGGCGCAGGACACCCTGCGGCCCGTCGTGGTGCCGGAACAGGCGAAGGAGGAGGAGCACTCTGCCGCCTGA
- a CDS encoding uroporphyrinogen-III synthase, producing MGTADTAATRRKDPGDEARRHERQRPGEPGRRDPAGERPRDGDLNAAGGARPADAARPGRTTDIRPLDGFTVGVTAARRADELSALLRRRGAEVQHAAALRIVPLPDDDQLLDATRALIGHAPDIVVATTAIGFRGWIEAADGWGLGEELLRTLGTAEVLARGPKVRGAVRAAGLTEDWSPASESMAEVLQRMLEEGVAGRRVALQMHGEPLPGFIEALREAGAEVVDVPVYRWMPPEDLAPLDRFIDAVVSRSLDAVTFTSAPAAASVLRRAEQRGVRDDLLAALRNDVLAACVGPVTALPLQAHDVPTRQPERFRLGPLVQLLCTELPRRAQPLPVAGRSLEIRGHAVVVDGELRPVPPAGMAMLRLLARRPGWVVPRAELLRALPGAGRDEHAVESAMARLRTALGVPALIHTVVKRGYRLALDAAPGGEKYGD from the coding sequence ATGGGCACAGCGGACACGGCGGCGACCCGGCGGAAGGACCCTGGCGACGAGGCGCGACGGCACGAACGGCAGCGGCCGGGCGAACCGGGGCGGCGGGACCCGGCGGGAGAACGGCCCCGGGACGGGGACCTGAACGCTGCGGGGGGCGCGCGGCCGGCCGACGCCGCGCGCCCCGGGCGCACGACGGACATCAGGCCGCTCGACGGCTTCACCGTGGGCGTCACCGCGGCCCGGCGCGCCGACGAGCTGTCCGCGCTGCTGCGGCGGCGCGGCGCCGAGGTCCAGCACGCCGCCGCGCTGCGCATCGTTCCGCTGCCCGACGACGACCAGCTCCTCGACGCCACCCGCGCCCTCATCGGCCACGCCCCCGACATCGTCGTGGCCACCACGGCCATCGGCTTCCGCGGCTGGATCGAGGCGGCCGACGGCTGGGGGCTCGGCGAGGAGCTGCTGCGGACCCTCGGCACCGCCGAGGTGCTGGCCCGCGGCCCGAAGGTGCGCGGGGCCGTGCGGGCCGCGGGGCTGACCGAGGACTGGTCGCCCGCTTCCGAGTCCATGGCCGAGGTCCTCCAGCGGATGCTGGAGGAGGGAGTGGCCGGGCGCCGGGTCGCCCTCCAGATGCACGGCGAGCCGCTGCCCGGCTTCATCGAGGCGCTGCGCGAGGCGGGCGCCGAGGTCGTCGACGTGCCCGTCTACCGGTGGATGCCTCCCGAGGACCTGGCGCCGCTCGACCGGTTCATCGACGCGGTCGTGAGCCGTTCGCTTGACGCCGTGACGTTCACCAGCGCCCCGGCCGCGGCCTCGGTGCTGCGGCGGGCCGAGCAGCGCGGCGTGCGCGACGACCTGCTCGCCGCGCTGCGCAACGACGTGCTCGCCGCCTGCGTCGGCCCGGTCACCGCACTGCCGCTCCAGGCCCACGACGTGCCCACCCGCCAGCCCGAGCGGTTCAGGCTCGGCCCGCTCGTCCAGCTGCTGTGCACCGAACTCCCGCGCCGCGCACAGCCCTTGCCCGTCGCGGGACGGTCGCTCGAAATCCGCGGGCACGCCGTGGTCGTCGACGGCGAGCTGCGGCCCGTCCCCCCGGCCGGCATGGCGATGCTGCGGCTGCTCGCCCGGCGTCCCGGCTGGGTCGTGCCGCGCGCGGAACTGCTGCGCGCGCTGCCGGGCGCGGGCCGCGACGAACACGCCGTGGAGAGCGCGATGGCCAGGCTGCGCACCGCCCTCGGCGTGCCCGCGCTGATCCACACCGTCGTCAAACGCGGGTACCGGCTGGCGCTGGACGCGGCGCCCGGCGGGGAGAAGTACGGGGACTGA
- a CDS encoding NAD-dependent malic enzyme: protein MATAPSVSYSMTVRLEVPVSGTAVSQLTTVVESSGGSVTGLDVTASGHEKLRIDVTIAATSTAHADEIVTKLRGIEGVALGKVSDRTFLMHLGGKIEMASKHPIRNRDDLSMIYTPGVARVCTQIAAHPEDARRLTIKRNSVAVVTDGSAVLGLGNIGPHAALPVMEGKAALFKRFAGIDAWPLCLDTQDTDAIVEIVKAIAPGFAGINLEDISAPRCFEIEARLREALDIPVFHDDQHGTAIVVLAALHNALRVVGKQLGSVRVVMSGAGAAGTAILKLLIAAGVKHTVVADIHGVVHAGRSDLVAADGDSPLRWIADNTNPEGVTGTLREAVVGADVFIGVSAPDVLGAEDVAAMADQAIVFALANPDPEIDPAVARQTAAVVATGRSDFPNQINNVLVFPGVFRGLLDAQSKTVSSDMMLAAARALADVVGEDELNANYIVPSVFNEKVSGAVAGAVRSAAQAS from the coding sequence ATGGCAACGGCGCCCAGTGTCTCGTATTCGATGACCGTCCGGCTGGAGGTTCCGGTCAGCGGCACGGCCGTGAGCCAGCTCACCACCGTCGTGGAATCCTCCGGTGGTTCGGTGACCGGCCTCGACGTCACCGCGTCCGGGCACGAGAAACTACGGATCGACGTCACGATCGCGGCGACGTCGACCGCGCACGCGGACGAGATCGTCACCAAACTGCGCGGGATCGAGGGGGTCGCGCTCGGCAAGGTCTCCGACCGGACGTTCCTCATGCATCTCGGCGGCAAGATCGAGATGGCGTCCAAGCATCCGATTCGCAATCGCGATGACCTGTCGATGATCTACACGCCGGGCGTCGCGCGCGTGTGCACGCAGATCGCCGCGCATCCCGAGGACGCCAGGCGGCTGACGATCAAGCGCAACAGCGTCGCGGTCGTCACCGACGGCTCCGCCGTGCTCGGCCTCGGCAACATCGGCCCGCACGCCGCGCTTCCGGTGATGGAGGGCAAGGCCGCGCTGTTCAAGCGGTTCGCCGGCATCGACGCCTGGCCGCTGTGCCTGGACACCCAGGACACCGACGCCATCGTGGAGATCGTGAAGGCCATCGCGCCCGGCTTCGCGGGCATCAACCTGGAGGACATCTCGGCGCCGCGCTGCTTCGAGATCGAGGCCAGGCTGCGCGAGGCGCTGGACATCCCGGTCTTCCACGACGACCAGCACGGCACCGCGATCGTCGTGCTCGCCGCGCTGCACAACGCGTTGCGCGTGGTCGGCAAGCAACTCGGCTCGGTCCGCGTGGTGATGTCGGGGGCGGGCGCGGCCGGCACGGCGATCCTCAAGCTGCTGATCGCGGCCGGGGTCAAGCACACGGTGGTGGCCGACATCCACGGCGTGGTGCACGCCGGGCGCAGCGATCTCGTCGCGGCGGACGGCGATTCGCCGCTGCGCTGGATCGCGGACAACACCAACCCCGAGGGCGTCACCGGGACGTTGCGGGAAGCCGTGGTGGGCGCGGACGTGTTCATCGGCGTCTCGGCGCCCGACGTCCTCGGCGCCGAGGACGTGGCCGCGATGGCGGACCAGGCCATCGTCTTCGCGCTCGCCAACCCCGACCCGGAGATCGACCCGGCCGTCGCCCGGCAGACGGCAGCCGTGGTGGCCACCGGCCGCTCCGACTTCCCCAACCAGATCAACAACGTGCTGGTGTTCCCCGGCGTCTTCCGCGGCCTGCTCGACGCCCAGTCGAAGACCGTGAGCAGCGACATGATGCTGGCCGCCGCGCGCGCCCTGGCCGATGTCGTGGGCGAGGACGAGCTGAACGCCAACTACATCGTGCCCAGCGTCTTCAACGAGAAGGTCTCGGGCGCCGTCGCGGGCGCGGTCAGGTCGGCCGCCCAGGCCTCCTGA
- the murA gene encoding UDP-N-acetylglucosamine 1-carboxyvinyltransferase: MTDDVLLVHGGTPIEGEIRVRGAKNLVPKAMVAALLGSAPSRLRNVPDIRDVGVVRGLLQLHGVTVRSGEEPGELVLDPSRVESANVADIDAHAGSSRIPILFCGPLLHRLGHAFIPGLGGCDIGGRPVDFHFDVLRQFGAVIEKRADGQYLEAPRGLRGCKIRLPYPSVGSTEQVLLTAVLAEGVTELSNAAVEPEIEDLICVLQKMGAIISMDTDRTIRITGVERLGGYTHRALPDRLEAASWASAALATKGSVYVHGASQREMMTFLNVFRKVGGEFEVDDAGIRFWHPGGPLNAIALETDVHPGFQTDWQQPLVVALTQASGLSIVHETVYESRLGFTSALNQMGARIQLYRECLGGTPCRFGQRNFLHSAVVSGPTPLQGSDLVIPDLRGGFSYLIAALAAQGTSRVHGIGLIDRGYENFARKLEDLGAKVERP; this comes from the coding sequence ATGACCGACGACGTACTCCTTGTCCACGGCGGCACCCCGATCGAGGGCGAGATCCGGGTCCGCGGGGCGAAGAACCTGGTCCCCAAGGCGATGGTGGCCGCGCTGCTCGGCAGCGCGCCGAGCAGGCTGCGCAACGTGCCGGACATCCGCGACGTGGGCGTGGTGCGCGGACTGCTCCAGTTGCACGGCGTGACGGTCCGCAGCGGGGAGGAGCCGGGCGAGCTGGTGCTCGACCCCTCGCGCGTCGAGAGCGCGAACGTCGCGGACATCGACGCGCACGCGGGCTCCTCCCGCATCCCGATCCTGTTCTGCGGGCCGCTGCTGCACCGGCTCGGGCACGCGTTCATCCCCGGTCTTGGCGGCTGCGACATCGGCGGCCGGCCGGTCGACTTCCACTTCGACGTGCTGCGGCAGTTCGGCGCGGTGATCGAGAAGCGGGCGGACGGGCAGTACCTGGAGGCGCCGCGCGGCCTGCGCGGCTGCAAGATCAGGCTGCCCTACCCCTCGGTGGGCTCGACCGAGCAGGTGCTGCTGACCGCGGTGCTCGCCGAGGGCGTCACGGAGCTGTCGAACGCGGCCGTCGAGCCGGAGATCGAGGACCTGATCTGCGTGCTCCAGAAGATGGGCGCGATCATCTCGATGGACACCGACCGCACGATCCGGATCACCGGCGTGGAACGGCTCGGCGGCTACACGCACCGCGCGCTCCCCGACCGCCTTGAGGCCGCCTCGTGGGCGAGCGCGGCGCTGGCCACCAAGGGCAGCGTGTACGTGCACGGCGCGAGCCAGCGGGAGATGATGACCTTCCTCAACGTGTTCCGGAAGGTGGGCGGCGAGTTCGAGGTTGACGACGCGGGCATCCGCTTCTGGCACCCCGGGGGGCCGCTGAACGCCATCGCCCTCGAAACGGACGTGCACCCGGGCTTCCAGACCGACTGGCAGCAGCCGCTCGTGGTCGCGCTGACGCAGGCGTCCGGCCTGTCGATCGTGCACGAGACGGTGTACGAGTCGCGGCTCGGCTTCACCAGCGCGCTGAACCAGATGGGCGCGCGCATCCAGCTGTACCGGGAGTGCCTGGGCGGCACGCCCTGCCGGTTCGGGCAGCGGAACTTCCTGCACTCGGCCGTCGTCTCGGGGCCGACGCCGCTCCAGGGCTCCGACCTGGTCATCCCCGACCTGCGCGGCGGGTTCTCCTACCTGATCGCCGCGCTCGCGGCGCAGGGCACCTCGCGCGTGCACGGGATCGGCCTGATCGACCGCGGCTACGAGAACTTCGCCAGGAAGCTGGAGGACCTCGGCGCCAAGGTCGAACGCCCGTAG
- a CDS encoding nitrate/nitrite transporter — translation MTVPEPAATRRGGRWIDEWDPEDERFWREKGERIARRNLLFSIISEHIGFSIWTLWSVLVLFMGPEYGIDAAGKFFLVSVATLVGAVVRVPYTFAVARFGGRNWTVVSASMLLLPTAAAFLVMEPGTSYTTFMLVAMLTGVGGGNFASSMTNINSFFPLRKKGWALGLNAGGGNIGVPVIQLVGLLVIATAGDGEPRVLLAVYTPLIVLAAFLAWRYMDNLAPVRNDTGAARESVRDGHTWIMSFLYIGTFGSFIGYSFAFGLVLQNQFDRTPLQAASITFIGPLLGSLIRPLGGYWADRFGGARITLATFAGMAAATGVVIVASAAESLPVFLVGFIALFVLSGLGNGSTYKMIPGIYRAKALAKGLTGEDADAWGRRLSGAAIGLIGAVGALGGLGINLAFRQSFQATGTGTGAFASFLVFYAACFAVTWAVYLRRPARPAGPVARGAGTGEGAEERHAYVGV, via the coding sequence ATGACAGTTCCCGAGCCCGCCGCCACCCGACGAGGGGGCCGCTGGATCGACGAGTGGGACCCGGAGGACGAGCGCTTCTGGCGCGAGAAGGGCGAGCGGATCGCCCGCCGCAACCTCCTCTTCTCGATCATCTCCGAGCACATCGGCTTCTCCATCTGGACCCTGTGGTCGGTGCTCGTGCTGTTCATGGGGCCCGAGTACGGCATCGACGCGGCCGGGAAGTTCTTCCTGGTCTCGGTGGCCACGCTGGTCGGGGCCGTGGTCCGGGTGCCCTACACGTTCGCCGTGGCCAGGTTCGGCGGGCGGAACTGGACGGTGGTGTCCGCGTCGATGCTCCTGCTGCCGACGGCGGCGGCGTTCCTCGTGATGGAGCCGGGCACCTCCTACACGACGTTCATGCTGGTCGCGATGCTCACCGGCGTCGGCGGCGGCAACTTCGCGTCCTCCATGACCAACATCAACTCCTTCTTCCCGCTCCGCAAGAAGGGCTGGGCCCTGGGCCTGAACGCGGGCGGCGGCAACATCGGCGTGCCGGTGATCCAGCTGGTCGGCCTGCTGGTCATCGCGACCGCGGGCGACGGCGAGCCGCGGGTGCTGCTCGCGGTCTACACGCCGCTGATCGTCCTGGCCGCGTTCCTCGCCTGGCGTTACATGGACAACCTCGCACCGGTCAGGAACGACACCGGCGCCGCCCGGGAATCGGTCAGGGACGGTCACACCTGGATCATGTCGTTCCTGTACATCGGCACGTTCGGCTCGTTCATCGGCTACAGCTTCGCCTTCGGCCTGGTGCTCCAGAACCAGTTCGACCGCACGCCGCTCCAGGCCGCGTCGATCACGTTCATCGGGCCGCTGCTCGGCTCCCTCATCCGGCCGCTCGGCGGGTACTGGGCGGACCGGTTCGGCGGGGCCCGCATCACCCTGGCCACCTTCGCGGGCATGGCGGCGGCGACCGGTGTGGTGATCGTCGCCTCGGCGGCCGAGTCGCTGCCGGTGTTCCTCGTCGGGTTCATCGCCCTGTTCGTGCTCAGCGGCCTCGGCAACGGCTCGACGTACAAGATGATCCCCGGGATCTACCGGGCCAAGGCGCTGGCCAAGGGCCTGACCGGCGAGGACGCCGACGCCTGGGGCCGCCGCCTGTCCGGCGCGGCCATCGGGCTCATCGGCGCCGTCGGCGCGCTGGGCGGGCTCGGCATCAACCTGGCCTTCCGGCAGTCGTTCCAGGCCACCGGCACGGGCACGGGGGCGTTCGCCTCGTTCCTCGTCTTCTACGCCGCGTGTTTCGCGGTCACCTGGGCCGTATACCTGCGCCGCCCCGCGCGCCCGGCGGGGCCTGTCGCGCGCGGCGCGGGCACCGGCGAGGGCGCCGAGGAACGGCACGCGTACGTGGGAGTGTGA
- a CDS encoding DUF1015 family protein → MLARPLGRPSYYVLERRDVLGRVEQRGVIGALGLHGVESGHVLRHQQVADADVRFQARLLKERGGSIEPLLLAAPDLSPFEACIEQTIAGPADQELVTPEGGTQRLWACAATWTAHPPALPPVLLADGHHRLEAARRLHRAHPGAVADRLLALVVDHRHYPLTLAATHRVVPGLDIERAVRTAAGIARVDLHPPGAPPAPRPGTFLLTGGGRVWSLSEISPAAMAGRLRFLPPEWVELPAAISDHVLIPVLCEDQGIQAAPRYTSDHPGPGEVGLILPPPTWEQIWSGAASGAGMPPKSTSLGPLPLPGRIGRLPSA, encoded by the coding sequence GTGCTCGCCCGCCCGCTGGGCCGCCCCAGCTACTACGTGCTGGAACGCCGCGACGTGCTCGGCCGTGTCGAACAGCGCGGTGTCATCGGTGCCCTGGGCCTGCACGGGGTGGAGAGCGGGCACGTGCTGCGCCACCAGCAGGTCGCGGACGCGGATGTGCGCTTCCAGGCGCGGTTGCTGAAGGAACGCGGCGGCAGCATCGAGCCCCTGCTGCTCGCGGCGCCCGACCTGAGCCCGTTCGAGGCGTGCATCGAGCAGACGATCGCGGGCCCGGCCGACCAGGAGCTGGTCACGCCCGAGGGCGGCACGCAGCGCCTGTGGGCCTGCGCCGCCACCTGGACCGCGCATCCGCCGGCCCTGCCGCCGGTGCTGCTCGCCGACGGCCACCACCGGCTTGAGGCCGCGCGGCGGCTGCACCGCGCCCACCCGGGCGCGGTGGCGGACCGGCTGCTCGCCCTGGTGGTCGACCACAGGCACTACCCGCTGACGCTGGCCGCCACGCACCGGGTCGTGCCCGGCCTCGACATCGAACGGGCCGTGCGCACCGCGGCGGGCATCGCGCGCGTCGACCTGCACCCGCCCGGCGCCCCGCCCGCGCCGCGGCCCGGCACGTTCCTGCTCACCGGCGGCGGCCGGGTGTGGTCGCTGTCCGAGATATCGCCCGCGGCGATGGCGGGCCGGCTGCGCTTCCTGCCGCCCGAGTGGGTGGAGCTGCCCGCGGCCATCAGCGACCACGTGCTGATCCCCGTGCTGTGCGAGGACCAGGGCATCCAGGCGGCGCCCCGCTACACCAGCGACCACCCGGGCCCGGGCGAGGTCGGGCTCATCCTCCCGCCGCCGACCTGGGAGCAGATCTGGTCGGGCGCGGCCAGCGGCGCCGGCATGCCGCCCAAGAGCACGTCCCTGGGGCCGCTGCCCCTGCCGGGCAGGATCGGCCGCCTGCCGTCCGCCTGA
- a CDS encoding HU family DNA-binding protein: MNRSELVAALSERAEVTRKDADAVLAAFAETVGEVVAKGDEKVTIPGFLTFERTHRAARTARNPQTGEPIQIPAGYSVKVSAGSKLKEAAKGN; the protein is encoded by the coding sequence ATGAACCGCAGTGAGCTGGTGGCCGCTCTGTCCGAGCGCGCCGAGGTGACTCGGAAGGACGCCGACGCTGTGCTGGCGGCCTTTGCCGAGACGGTCGGGGAGGTCGTTGCCAAGGGGGACGAGAAGGTCACCATTCCGGGTTTCCTGACCTTCGAGCGGACCCACCGCGCCGCCAGGACCGCCCGTAACCCGCAGACGGGCGAGCCCATCCAGATCCCCGCCGGGTACAGCGTGAAGGTGTCGGCGGGCTCGAAGCTCAAGGAGGCCGCCAAGGGCAACTGA
- a CDS encoding HelD family protein has product MDVRDREIRDEQRHLDTVYRRLAEKIDEAEYLMADAASRVQIGTPGALAERDAQVFTAGRHLARLNNEFEDFLFGRIDLLAGKDGTRGPDGAQTSVEPADDAVREEDGARVADIAETLHIGRLGVLDADYVPLVIDWRAPAAAPFYRATPVAPGRVVRRRVIRSRGRRVLGVEDDLLRPELRALCDGAELPVIGDGALMAALGRARGHRMTDIVASIQAEQDEVIRAPAGSVTEVTGGPGTGKTAVALHRAAYLLYQNRRKYAGGILVVSPTPLLVSYTEGVLPALGEEGQVAIRALGSLVDGVTADAYDDQAVAHVKGSAVMARVLHRAARGVLQAPGAPKQLRVVAFGRRVELDKAALDRVRQQALGGTAPVNLLRPRARRLLLDALWEASPAAGRYPDAALAAEAREAFNEDIGTEESFLAFLDAWWPEITPLTVLRAMADERRLARWARRLLPHGRVQAVARSLRRVTPEGGGLSAHDVALLDELRGILGTPPKPVRPREADPLDQLTGLAEVTTYADRMAGARQARERETERVDYAHVIVDEAQDLTPMQWRMVGRRGRQATWTIVGDPAQSSWYAPEEAAAEKDAVLGGRSRRTFELTVNYRNPAEIARVADVVRRRAAADARPPRAVRETGVEPRFTTVLAPGEDAWWGGETADAVRAEAGRLLGDVPGTVGVIVPMARRELAAGWFADGGEGRTGGDERLVVLGSLEAKGLEYDATLVVAPAEIAGESPAGPRVLYVALTRATQRLTVLSGPADRPGADGVPALLVPAGDGPPVPADAS; this is encoded by the coding sequence TTGGACGTGCGGGACCGGGAGATTCGCGACGAGCAGCGGCATCTCGACACCGTCTACCGGCGGCTGGCCGAGAAGATCGACGAGGCCGAATACCTGATGGCGGACGCCGCGAGCCGGGTCCAGATCGGTACTCCGGGGGCGCTCGCGGAGCGCGATGCGCAGGTGTTCACCGCCGGGCGCCACCTGGCGCGCCTGAACAACGAGTTCGAGGACTTCCTCTTCGGCCGCATCGACCTCCTCGCGGGCAAGGACGGCACCCGCGGCCCCGACGGCGCCCAGACCTCGGTCGAACCCGCGGACGACGCGGTGCGCGAGGAGGACGGCGCCCGGGTCGCGGACATCGCGGAGACCCTGCACATCGGCCGGCTCGGCGTGCTCGACGCCGACTACGTGCCGCTGGTCATCGACTGGCGGGCGCCGGCCGCCGCGCCGTTCTACCGGGCCACACCGGTCGCGCCCGGCCGGGTCGTGCGCCGGCGCGTCATCCGCAGCAGGGGCCGCCGCGTGCTCGGGGTCGAGGACGACCTGCTGCGCCCGGAGTTGCGGGCGCTGTGCGACGGCGCGGAGCTGCCGGTGATCGGCGACGGCGCGCTGATGGCGGCGCTCGGCCGGGCCCGCGGCCACCGCATGACGGACATCGTCGCCTCCATCCAGGCCGAGCAGGACGAGGTGATCCGCGCGCCCGCCGGGTCGGTCACGGAGGTCACCGGCGGCCCCGGCACCGGCAAGACCGCCGTCGCCCTGCACCGCGCCGCCTACCTGCTCTACCAGAACCGGCGCAAGTACGCGGGCGGCATCCTCGTCGTCAGCCCCACCCCGCTGCTCGTCTCGTACACCGAGGGCGTGCTGCCCGCGCTCGGCGAGGAGGGCCAGGTCGCCATCCGCGCGCTCGGCTCGCTGGTCGACGGGGTCACGGCCGACGCCTACGACGACCAGGCCGTGGCCCACGTGAAGGGCTCGGCCGTCATGGCGCGCGTGCTGCACCGGGCGGCGCGCGGTGTGCTCCAGGCGCCCGGGGCGCCGAAACAGCTGCGCGTGGTCGCCTTCGGCCGCCGCGTCGAGCTGGACAAGGCCGCGCTCGACCGCGTCAGGCAGCAGGCCCTCGGCGGCACGGCACCCGTCAACCTGCTGCGCCCGCGCGCCAGAAGGCTGCTGCTCGACGCGCTGTGGGAGGCGTCGCCCGCCGCCGGGCGCTACCCCGACGCGGCGCTGGCGGCCGAGGCGCGCGAGGCGTTCAACGAGGACATCGGGACCGAGGAGTCCTTCCTCGCCTTCCTCGACGCCTGGTGGCCGGAGATCACCCCGCTCACCGTGCTCCGCGCGATGGCGGACGAACGGCGGCTGGCCCGCTGGGCGCGGCGGCTGCTGCCGCACGGCCGCGTCCAGGCGGTCGCGCGCTCGCTGCGCCGCGTGACGCCCGAGGGCGGCGGGCTCTCCGCGCACGACGTGGCGCTGCTCGACGAGCTGCGCGGCATCCTCGGCACACCGCCGAAGCCGGTGCGCCCGCGCGAGGCCGACCCGCTCGACCAGTTGACCGGGCTCGCTGAGGTCACCACGTACGCGGACCGGATGGCCGGGGCGCGGCAGGCGCGGGAACGCGAGACGGAGCGGGTCGACTACGCGCACGTCATCGTCGACGAGGCGCAGGACCTCACGCCGATGCAGTGGCGGATGGTCGGCCGCAGGGGCAGACAGGCGACCTGGACGATCGTCGGTGACCCGGCGCAGAGTTCGTGGTACGCGCCCGAGGAGGCGGCGGCGGAGAAGGACGCGGTGCTGGGCGGCCGGTCCCGCAGGACGTTCGAGCTCACGGTCAACTACCGCAACCCCGCCGAGATCGCGCGCGTCGCCGACGTCGTGCGCCGGCGCGCCGCGGCGGACGCGCGCCCGCCGCGCGCGGTGCGCGAGACCGGCGTGGAGCCGCGGTTCACCACGGTCCTGGCGCCGGGCGAGGACGCGTGGTGGGGCGGGGAGACGGCCGACGCCGTGCGCGCGGAGGCCGGCCGGCTGCTCGGCGATGTGCCTGGCACGGTCGGGGTGATCGTTCCCATGGCCCGCAGGGAGCTGGCGGCCGGCTGGTTCGCGGACGGCGGCGAAGGGCGCACCGGCGGCGACGAACGGCTCGTGGTGCTCGGCAGCCTGGAGGCCAAGGGGCTCGAATACGACGCCACCCTGGTCGTCGCGCCCGCCGAGATCGCCGGCGAGTCCCCGGCGGGCCCCCGCGTGCTCTACGTGGCGCTCACCCGCGCCACGCAGCGCCTGACGGTGCTCTCGGGACCGGCCGACCGGCCCGGCGCCGACGGGGTGCCCGCGCTGCTCGTTCCCGCGGGGGACGGGCCGCCCGTCCCGGCGGATGCCTCCTGA